A segment of the Longimicrobiaceae bacterium genome:
TGGAGCGGCACCGCATCCCCGTGCCGCCCTTCCCGGTGCAGAACGCGCTGACGCGTCCCATGCGCACCGCCGCCGCGAAGGCGGGAGATGCGGACGGGCTGTCGCTGTGGGCGGGCCAGGGCGTGGGGATGGTGCGCCCGCAACCCGCGGCGGAGCTGTTCGCGCGGCTGGTCGAGGAGAGCGAGCAGGTGCTGCGGGGGCTTTCGGTGGATTGATCGATCATGGGGCAGCGAACGCCCTCTTCCCCGTTCGTTCCCTAGCTGCCCCCTCTTCCAAACCACCCGGGAGAGGGGGCGGCTCTTCCTCAGGAAGATGGTCGTGCGCCCCGCGAGATCGCATCGCGCAATGCGATCTCGCGCGAGGTTAGACGCGGCGGCACGCCATCCGCGTAGGGTGGCAGGGGAGGCCGGCGTTGGGCCGGCGCCTCTCCTGCCGAACACGTCCACCGAACCCGATGGCAAGCCCGCCGCGGCACACCTGATGGCCGAATCAAGCGCCCGTCCGCCCGCGCCGCCGCACGCCACCGACCGGCGGGCGAGGAGGCGCACGCCGTCGCTGGGCAGCCGCATGAACCGGATGCTCACCGACCCGGTGCGGCAGCTGCGGCTGTCGCTGCTGGTGCTGCTGCTGTTGCTGGTGTGCGGCACGCTGGGCTACCGCGCCATCGAGGGGATGCCGTGGCTGGACGCGCTCTACATGACCGTCATCACCATGGCGACGGTGGGCTTCGCCGAGGTGCACCCGCTGTCGCCGGCAGGGCGGGTCTTCACCATGGCGGTGATCGTGCTGGGGGTGGGGATCGGGGCGTGGGCCGCGACCAACGCGGTGGAGGTGGTGCTGGGGCAGACCTACTGGATCTCCGTACAGAGGCGCAAGATGAGCACGACCGTGGAAGGGCTGCGCGACCACTTCATCGTGTGCGGATACGGGCGGCTGGGCACCCGCATCGTGCGCGACCTGGAGGTGCGCGGCGAGTCGTTCGCCGTGGTGGAGATGCGGCCCGCGCTCGAGGAAGCCTTCCTCGCCGAGGGCCTGCCCCACGTGATCGGCGACGCCACCAGCGACCAGGTGCTGCTGGCCGCGGGCGTGCGGCGGGCGCGCGGGCTGGTGGCCGCGCTCGACTCCGACGCCAACAACGTGCTGACCGTGCTCACCGCCCGCGAGCACAACCCCGGCCTGCTGATCGTGGCCCGCGCCAACTCCGAGGCGTCGGAGAGCAAGCTGCGCCGCGCGGGCGCCGACCGCACCGTCACGCCGGATGCCATCGGCGGGCACCGGCTGGCGCTGGCGCTGCTGCGGCCCGCGGTGAACGACCTGTTCAACGAGATCTTCAGCTTCGGCGTGAAGATCGCGGTCGACGTGGGCCAGATCACGGTGCCGCCGCACTCGCCCTTCGCCGGGCAGACGGTGGCGGGCTGCGACCTGCGGCGCCTGCGCAACGTGAGCATCCTCGCCATCCGCGAGCTGGACGACCGCTTCACCCTGAATCCCGACGCCAGCCGCACCATCACAGCCGGCGAAACCCTCATCGTCATCGGCCCCGCCGAAGCCGTCTACGAGCTGGAAGCCCTGTACGGCTCCGACAGCGCCTGACGGTCTGCGGACCGCCCGCTACGTGAAGGCGCGCCGCTTCGGCGGTGCCGGGCGGGCGGAAACGGCGCGGCGGTCCGCCGCGGGGCTCCATGCCCCGTCCGGAGCGATTCATGCGTGCCGCCGGCATGCCGATGTGCCGCCGCAGCGCCCGCAGCGGTGAGGCTGCGCGCCGCCCCGGACCCCCAACGGACTGCCACGTGACTTCACCCCCGGAGCACCGGTTGCCGACGTCGGAGCGGGACCTCTCCTTCCTGGTGGAAGCCACCCGCCTGCTGGCCGCGTCGCTCGACGTGGAGACGACGCTCGCGACGGTCGCCCGGCTCTCGCTGCCGCACCTCGGCTCGTGGTGCATGGTGGACCTGCTGGAAGCCGGCCACATGCGCCGGCTCGCCATCATCCACCCCGACCCGGCCCGGCAGGCCCTGGCGCAGCAGCTCCAGGAAGGGTGGCCGCCGCTGCGCGACGACCCGCTCGGCCTTCCCTCCGCCATGCGGACCCGGCGGAGCCAGGTCGTGTTCCCCGTGACCGACACGATGCTCGTGGGCGCGGCCCGCTCGCCGGAGAACCTGGCCCTGCTGCGCCGGCTCCAGATCGGGTCGTTCATGACGATCCCGCTCCTGGCGCGGGGAGAGGTGCTCGGCGCCATCACCTACGTGAGCCCCAACCACGGCGACTCGTTCACGCCCGACGACCTCGTCCTGGGAGAAGACCTGGCCGCGCGCGCCGCCATCGCCATCGACAACGCGCGGCTCATGCGGGAGGCGGAACGCGCCCTCGCCGCCGCCGAGCTCTCGGAAGAGCGCTTCTCGCGCATCATCTCCATCGCCGCCGAAGCCATCATCTCGATCGACGAGACCCAGCGGATCGTCCTCTTCAACGAGGGGGCCGAGTACATCTTCGGCTACGGCAGGGGAGAGATGCTGGGCAAGCCGCTCGATCTGCTGCTGCCCGAGCGCGCCCGGGCTGTGCACCAGCGACACGTCCGCGCGTTCGGCGAGTCGCCCGACGTGGCGCGGAAGATGGGACACCGGCAGGAGATCTCCGGGCGTCGCAAGGACGGCGAGGAGTTCCCCGCCGAGGCCTCGATCTCCAAGATGGACGTGGGCGGCCAGCGGTTCTACATCGTGGTCCTGCGCGACACGACCGAGGCGAGGAACGCCGTGCTCGCGCAGGAGAAGCTCCTCCTCGCCGTCACGCGGGCGACCGAGGCGCGCGCCAGGCTCCTCCGGGGCGTGACGCACGACGTCAAGAACCCGCTGGGTTCGGCCGACGGGTACGCCCAGCTCCTGGAGATGGAGCTGGCCGGCGGCCTCGCCCCCGAGCAGGCGCGGCTGGTGGCCGGCGTGCGGCGGGGCATCCGCGGTGCGCTGGCGATGATCGGCGACCTGCTGGACCTGTCGCTCGCCGAGAGCGGGGGGCTGCCGGTGAACCGCGTGCCGGTGGACCTCGTCGCCGTGGCCCGGGAGGCGCTGGAGGACGAGCGCGGCGCCGTGGAGGCCGCGGGGCACGTGCTGGTGTGCGAGGGCGGCACGCCGGTACCGCTCGTCACGGATCCCGCACGGGTGCGGCAGGTGGTGGGCAACCTGCTGTCCAACGCGGCCAAGTACACGCCCGCCCCGGGCCGGATCACCCTCTGGGTCGAGATGCGGACAGGCGGCGAACCGGCGCGTCCGGGAGAATGGGCCGCGGTGCACGTCCGCGACAGCGGTCCGGGGATCCCGCCGGACGCACGCGAGTCCATCTTCGGGGAATTCCACCGCCTGGATTCCAGCACCCGGGCCAGCGGGCACGGGCTGGGGCTCGCCATCAGCCGCCTCATCGCCCGCCTGCTGGGCGGCGACCTCACCGTATCGGGCGGTGAAGGGGAAGGTGCGACCTTCTCCTTCTGGCTTCCGTCGGGGACCGACGCCTAGCGGGCGCGTACCCGCCGCGAGGGCGGTGCGAACTGGCGGAGGACGCGGGCCGGCAGAAGATCTTCGTGTCCGGGATCGCTACCGTGGCGCTCTCCATCGTCCTTGGCCACGGGGCGCATCCGGAGCGCACCCGCGGCGGCTGATCCGCGGAACCGCCCGTTGCGGCCGCGATTCATTCGCCCGTCGCTTCCTCCGGCACGACCGTCGCCTCCGCCGGGCGGTAGCCGCGGCAACGGATGACGGGGATGGGCGGATACTTCCGGAACGCGGGGTCCACCGCGGAGAGCTGGCAGAGGTAGAAGCGCGAGCCCTTGCCGCTCACCACGATGCGCACGTTGGCGCACGAGTCGCAGAGCCCGGCGGGCGGCGTGTAGCGGGCGGGGATATCCATCGAGCCGTCTGCGGATGAAAAGAGCGAGGGAGCGGACACGTCGTCCGCTCCCTCGAAATGTATCTCCCACCAGCCGTTCCGCGAAGCCGGCCCATCCGCATCGACAGCCTCCGTCAGCGCCATGGCGGATGCGGCATCGCCGTGCATCTACCGTATCCCGTCCGGCCGTGCGGAAACCGGGCGATCGATCCGCGCGTCGCAGCGTCAGCGGCTGCGACCGCGCTCGTGGGCCGCGATGAACTCATCGACGGACGTGCCGGCGATGGATTCGGCGACCGCGTCCAAGGGGAGGTCCGCGAGCGAGCGGAAGCGGATGCACGACTTGCCCGCATCCAGCTTCTTCCCCGCCCTCTCGAACCCGGCCTTCAGCAGCGCACCCTTCTCTGCGTCCTGGTTGGGCGCGAGCAGGTAGACGGCGTAGAAATTCTTCTGTGCCGCGAGCGCGGCGTACATCAGCGGCTGCTTGTTGTACGTGACCGGGTAGCGCGCCAGCGGCACCTCGTAGCTGATCATCCCCCAGTTCATCGTCTCCGCGTAGCCGGGCGGAAGATTGGCGGCCACCACTTCGCGAACGGCGGAGATCACGGCGCGGCGCTCCTCCGGGAGCTCGGCCAGGTACTCATCCACCGTCGCCGCCTTGCTGCTCGCCATCTGCCGTCTCCCGCGGTGGATGTGGATGCGGTGGCGCTACTTGCCCGCCTCGTGCTCAGGGCCGGGCGCGGGCTTCCACCACGTCTGCAGCGAGTAGCTGAGGAAGAGGAAGACGCCGCCGATGCCCAGGAAGAGCAGAATGCGCCAGATGGCCTCCAGCGCCGCCAGGTCCACCAGGAAGAGCTTGGCGACCACCACGAGCAGCGTCCAGATGGCGACCCGCTCGATGCGCTGGTTCCGCGCGCGCATGGCGTACACGAGGATGCTCACGGCATAGGCGCCCCACGCGATCGTGACGTACCCCTCGCCCCCGGGCAGCGGCGAGAGCATGCGCCACAGCCACCCCAGGAAGGCAACGTGCGCGAACAGGCGGTACACGCCGGCCCCGGTGCGGGAGTCCATGGCCATCGACATGCCCACCGCCGTGCCGATCACCGCCAGGTCCACCAGCGGGCTGCCGCGGAATTCCGCCCCGACCGCGCCCGAAGGAAGGCGCAGAAGCGTCCACGTAGCCGCGGCCGCGAAGAGGATGTGCACCACGCCAGCCAGCGCGGCGCTGCCGCGTCCCTTGGCGAGCAGGTACAGGCCCAGCGCCTCGGCCGCGAGCGCGAGCAGGAGGGCGTCGGCGTCCAGCGCCGCCACGCTGCCGATGGGCAGCAGCACCGACGCCGTCAGCATCAGCACGGCCGAGAGCGGGGGATGGCGATCCGACAACACGAGCGCCGTGAGGCCGTACGCGGCCGCGCCGCCCACCGCCAGCACGCCCCAGAGCCGCGGCGAGGGCTCCCACACCAGCGCCGCTACCAGCAGCACCAGCAGCGGCGGCAGCATGGTCAGCGCGTGCCAGTGCAGCACCGACGCCTCGCTCCAGTCGCCGGCCTCGTCCTCCGCCAGGTCCTGCGCGGTGCCGGTGAAGCGCAGCGCCCCGCCCCGCCGCGCGACCTCGCGGGCGATGGGCAGCAGCCCGTACGCCACCCAGGCGAAGATGGCGGCGGACTGGATCATCCACCGGTCCCACGCGCCGCCCGGCCCGTCGTGCAGCACGTTGGCGTACAGCAGGAGCAGCAGCCAGCCGCCCACCAGCGACACCCACAGCACCGAGCGCCAGCCGCGGTACAGGTACAGCGCCACGGGCCCGGCGAGCACGATGCAGGTGTAGAGCGCGGACGCGGCCGGCGTCCCCCGCTCGATCCCCAGCAGCAGCGGCGTCCCCAGCCCGCCGATGGCGCCCAGCATGGCGAGTACGTACTCGCCCTTGCGGATGGAGAGGAAGAACGCGAGCGCGGTGACCGCCACCATGAGCGTGAACGCCGGGACGTACGCGATCAGCCCGTACAGGTAGAAGGCCGCGAAGCCCACGATGTAGAAGATCGCGACCGCGCCGCCCAGCAGCACCGGAACGAAGCGCCGCTGCGACCCGTCGAGCCGCATGCCCACGGCGAAGAGCGCCAGGCCCAGCGCGGCGCCGAAGGCCGTGCGCACCAGCGGCGTGACCCAGCCCTGGTCGATGGAGTAGCGGAAGAGGAACGCCACGCCAAGCAGGAAGATCCCGATCCCCAGCCGGTTGAGCCAGAACTGCCCGTCCCAGCGGATCGCCGGCTCGTGCTCGGCCGCCCGTGCATGCGTCCGCCTGCGGGGTTCGTCGTCCGTGGCGCGCTCTCCCGACTCCGCGCGCGACGAGAAGGCGGGACCGTCGTCCGCCGCGGCGCCCGCGGGGGGAGCGCCGAACAGCGAGTCGTCGATGTGGATGCTCGCCGTGGCGGGGCGGGCGCGCAGCGCCGGATCGTCATCCGCGTGGCGCAGCGGCTCCGGCTCGCGGGCCGGCTCGGGGAGGCGGCGGCGGATGTCCTCCACCAGCATCTCCAGCCGTTCCAGCCGTTCCTCCACCGATCCGCGTTCGGGTGGGGCCATGCGTCCTCCTGCGTGTGCTCGCCCGGCGGCGTGTTGCGGTAGATGTGCGGCGGACCGTGCCGCGAGCCTGGAAGCGTGCCGGTGAGTCGAGTTGCGTGAGACGCGCATCCGTTTGCGCGTGAGATGCGCGGCGGAGCGGGCCTGGAGATGCGAAGGGAAAGCGCCTGCGGTGATGGAGGACGGCCCGTGAGGGACACCCTCCGTCTAACATACAACCGGACGGCGAGACGCGGAACGCCGTGCGTGAAACAGCCGTGTCCGTCGGGGATGAGATCCGCCGGATCGGCGGGATGCACAGCTGCGCATCGGCCGAGATGCCGGCGGATCCGAGAGCTCGTCGGCATCACCCGCCGCAGCGCATCCGCGGATCGCCATCGAACGCACTGTCCTTCGACCGAGCCACATCTCCCGAAAACGGAGCCGCCGCCCCGGAAGGCCGGAGCGGCGGGTCGTCTCGCCGCGGCTACTGGACGCGGACGAAGGTGTGGGTGTAGCAGTCCGCGCAGGTGTCGGTCAGCTCCAGCGTGTCGCGGCCGATGCGGCGCAGGTATTGGTCGGTCTGCGGCGGCGGCAGCACGTTCACCGGCATGCGGTAGCGGATCAGGTCGCGCGTCTTGTCGGGCGCGCCCTTGGGGTAGATGGTGAAGTGCGTGGTGTCCTGCGTGCCCGGCGAGTGGATCACCGTGAGCGAGCTGTCGCTGCGGAACTGGTAGATGACCTGCAGGTTCCGCCCCTCGGGCGTGATGTGCTGCCCGCCGATGCCGCCCACCGAGCCCGCCCACCGCCACGTGTCGGCCTTCAGCGGCCGTCCCCGCCCGCCGGCAGACGCGCACGCGGCCAGCGTGACCGCCAGCGCCAGCACCGCCGCCCGCCAGGTCGTCTTCTTCGTCATCCCCCGCCTCCGTAGGTTCGTCAGATGTTCGCCACCGGCTCGCGCCGTGCCGCGGCGTACGGGCCGCGCCCCCGCCCTTCCACCTCCCACGCTTCCACCACCTCGCCGCCGCGCACGCCCCACAGCCGTTCGTTCAGGTTCACGGAAACGCAGACGTGGTTGGGCACGATCCGGACCCGCTCGCCCACGCGCGGCCTCCACTCGGTGCCAGACAGGTCGAGGATGCCGTGCTCCTCGCTGACGGACTTCACCGCCACCTCTGGCCGGTCCAGCAGCGCGCCGTAGCCCCCGCCTTCCGCGCGAAGCTCCTCCTTCGAGAGCGCCTTGGAGCCCGCGTCCACCACGGCCTGCCCCGGCACCGCCGTGCTCACCACCGTGGCGAGCACCGTGTAGGCGCACTCGTCCCACCCGCACGCGCCGATCTCGGCCGTGGTGCGGTCGTTGAAGACGTTGGTCCCCGGCCGCACCTCGGTCACCCCCGCGATCTCGTGCGAGCGCCAGAAGGTGGGCGTGGACCCGCCGCTGACCACGTCCGGACGCAAACCCGCTGCCGCGAGCCCCTCGATAAACGTGCCGATGCGCCCGGACAGGACACGGATGGCCTCGTCCTGCTCCGCGACGGCGGCGCGCACGTGGCCGGGATAGAACATGATCCCGCGGTATTCCACGCCCTCCAGCCCCGCCGCCTCGCGCGCGAGCGCCACCGCGTCTTCGGGAGATGCGACGCCCACGCGCCCCATCCCCGCGTCCACCTCCACGAGGACGCCGACCGTCCGCCCCGCGTCACGCGCCGCATCCGCCAGCCCCCGCAGCGCCTCGGCGGAGTCGAGTGCGACGGTGAGGCGGACGTGCGGCGGCAGCCCCATCAGCCGCGCGAGCTTGACGGCGCCGAGCGGCGGGTAGGCGAGCAGGATGTCGTCCACCGCCGTCGCCATCACCTCCGCCTCGCGAAGGGTGGCGACGGTCACTCCCACGGCGCCGGCCGCGACCTGCTCGGCGGCGATGGCGGCGGTCTTGTGCGTCTTGGCGTGCGGGCGCCAGGCCAGCCCGTGCGCGCGGCAGTACTCCGCGGCGCGGCGCAGGTTGGCGCCCATGCGGTCCACGTCCACCAGCGCGGCGGGCGTCTCCAGGTCAGCGGTCGTCATTGCGGCGCTCGCGGGTGGTGAGCAGGTGCATGATGCCGTGCTTCATGTACAGGCGCCGCTCCCGCATGAGGGTGAGGATGTCGTTCTTCTCCTTGTACAGCGTGACCTCGCGCTCGCCCTGCGCCTGCATCAGCTCGCGGTCGATGGCGCGCAGCCGCTCCTCGTACGGCCGCGAGAGGATCTGGCGCACGCTGGCGGCGAAGTACGCCTCGGGGGCGGCCATGTGCTGGCCCTCGGGGTCGCCGCGAAGCTCCTCCACCGTCTTCTGCGCCTCGGGCGGGAAGAGCTCCAGCCACGCGCCGTCGGGGTCGCGGCTGCCCTCCGCCTGGAGCAGCCCTTCGTAGATGCTGCGGTAGATGGGGTTCCGGAAGTCGCCCGGCCCCAGCTCGCGGGCCGCCCGCTCCACCCACGACTCGTCGCGGAAGAGGAGGAGCAGCAGGTTGCGCTCCGGCCCCAGCATGGGCGTCAGCCGGGGCGCCGCGGCAGGCGGGGCGGACGGCTGCTGGCCGTAGTCCTCCGTGCGGCGCCCGGGCTGGGTGCGCCGCCGCCCGTCCGAAACCACGCCGCGCTGGTCGCGGGCGGGGGCCTCGGCCACCTCGCGCGCCAGCGTCTCGCGCGACACGCCCGTGAGCTCGGCGATCCGGTTCACGTACACGCCGCGCAGCAGCTCGTCGGACGTGGCGCGGACGGTGGGCAGCAGCGAGTCGATGGCCTGGCGGGTGCCCTTGATGGAGGTGAAGAAGCCCTTCCGCTCCAGGATCTGGATCTTCCGCTCCAGCACGTCCACGGCGTCGTCCAGGTACATCTGCAGGAACTTGGCGCCCTTGCCGCGCACGAGCGAGTCCGGGTCCTCGCCGTGCGGCAGCGAGGCCACCAGCACCTCGGCGCCGGCGCGGAGGAGCTCGTCGCCCGCGCGGAAGGTGGCCTTCAACCCCGCCTTGTCGCTGTCGTAGAGCAGGATGACGCGCGGCGCGTACTTCGCCAACAGCTCGGCCTGGTCCTCCGTCATCGCCGTGCCCAAGGGCGCGACCGCGTTCTCCACCCCGTGCGCGGCGAGGGACACGTAGTCCATGTAGCCCTCCACCACCAGCGCCACCTCGGCCTTGCGGATGGCGCCGCGGCTCCAGCCCAGGCCGTACAGCATGCGGCCCTTGTGGTAGATGGGCGACTCCGGCGAGTTGAGGTACTTGGGCGTGTGCTCCTCGGCGCTGCCCAGGATCCGCCCGCCGAACGCCACCACGCGCCCGCCCAGGTCCTCGATGGGGAAGACGATGCGCCCGCGGAAGGCGTCGTACGGCGTAGTGCCGCTCTTGGGCTCCTTCGCCAGGCCTAGCTCCAGCAGCTGCCGGTCGGTGATGCCCTGCCGCCGCGCCGCGTCGCCGAACGCCGTCCACGCCTCGGGCGCCCAGCCCAGGCCGAACCGCTCCGCCGCGGCCTTGTCGATTCCGCGCTTCTCCAGGTACTCGCGCGCCGCCCGGCCCCCGTCGCCGTCCCACAGCGAGCGGCGGAACCAGTCCGCGGCGAAGGAGTTGACCTCGTAGTAGTGCCGGTTGGGGTCTTCCTCGCGGCGCTGCTCGCGCGGGTCGGGAATCTCGATGCCCACGCGCTCCGCCACCGTGCGGATCGCGTCTGGGTACGTCATCCCCAGGTGCTTCATCAGGAACGTGAAGACCGAGCCGCCCTCGCCGCACACGAAGCACTTGTAGAAGCCCTTGCCGGGATCGACCGAGAAGTTGGGCCCTTCGCCGCCGTGCAGCGGGCACGGGCCGCGGAAGGTCCGCCCGGAGCGCTTGAGGCGCGTGTGCTCCGAGAGGATCTCCACCATGTCGGCCTGCAGCCGTACCTGCTCGATCAGCTCTTCGGGGATCATCTGCGGGGTGATGCGTGGCGGCGCGGTACCGTGTACGAAGCTTCGAGTTTGTTTCGGGAAATATTCGGTATCTGAAAGATAGTGGGTTTTGGTGCGGGCGGGGAGGGGCCCTCACCCGGCTCGCAAGGCTCGCCTGCCCTCTCCCGCAAGCGGGCGAGGGCACGAAGCTCCTTCGCGTTTCCGGGAATTCCGCTACACGCTTCGCTTTCGGCTTCGCCGGGCATCTACGGGCTTCGTGCGTGCGGACGGCGCGTCTCGCTTCGAGCGATCCCCGTTTGCTCGAGCCCTACACCTTC
Coding sequences within it:
- a CDS encoding nitronate monooxygenase yields the protein ERHRIPVPPFPVQNALTRPMRTAAAKAGDADGLSLWAGQGVGMVRPQPAAELFARLVEESEQVLRGLSVD
- a CDS encoding potassium channel protein, whose amino-acid sequence is MAESSARPPAPPHATDRRARRRTPSLGSRMNRMLTDPVRQLRLSLLVLLLLLVCGTLGYRAIEGMPWLDALYMTVITMATVGFAEVHPLSPAGRVFTMAVIVLGVGIGAWAATNAVEVVLGQTYWISVQRRKMSTTVEGLRDHFIVCGYGRLGTRIVRDLEVRGESFAVVEMRPALEEAFLAEGLPHVIGDATSDQVLLAAGVRRARGLVAALDSDANNVLTVLTAREHNPGLLIVARANSEASESKLRRAGADRTVTPDAIGGHRLALALLRPAVNDLFNEIFSFGVKIAVDVGQITVPPHSPFAGQTVAGCDLRRLRNVSILAIRELDDRFTLNPDASRTITAGETLIVIGPAEAVYELEALYGSDSA
- a CDS encoding GAF domain-containing sensor histidine kinase, whose product is MPTSERDLSFLVEATRLLAASLDVETTLATVARLSLPHLGSWCMVDLLEAGHMRRLAIIHPDPARQALAQQLQEGWPPLRDDPLGLPSAMRTRRSQVVFPVTDTMLVGAARSPENLALLRRLQIGSFMTIPLLARGEVLGAITYVSPNHGDSFTPDDLVLGEDLAARAAIAIDNARLMREAERALAAAELSEERFSRIISIAAEAIISIDETQRIVLFNEGAEYIFGYGRGEMLGKPLDLLLPERARAVHQRHVRAFGESPDVARKMGHRQEISGRRKDGEEFPAEASISKMDVGGQRFYIVVLRDTTEARNAVLAQEKLLLAVTRATEARARLLRGVTHDVKNPLGSADGYAQLLEMELAGGLAPEQARLVAGVRRGIRGALAMIGDLLDLSLAESGGLPVNRVPVDLVAVAREALEDERGAVEAAGHVLVCEGGTPVPLVTDPARVRQVVGNLLSNAAKYTPAPGRITLWVEMRTGGEPARPGEWAAVHVRDSGPGIPPDARESIFGEFHRLDSSTRASGHGLGLAISRLIARLLGGDLTVSGGEGEGATFSFWLPSGTDA
- a CDS encoding DUF1801 domain-containing protein, translating into MASSKAATVDEYLAELPEERRAVISAVREVVAANLPPGYAETMNWGMISYEVPLARYPVTYNKQPLMYAALAAQKNFYAVYLLAPNQDAEKGALLKAGFERAGKKLDAGKSCIRFRSLADLPLDAVAESIAGTSVDEFIAAHERGRSR
- a CDS encoding DUF2339 domain-containing protein produces the protein MAPPERGSVEERLERLEMLVEDIRRRLPEPAREPEPLRHADDDPALRARPATASIHIDDSLFGAPPAGAAADDGPAFSSRAESGERATDDEPRRRTHARAAEHEPAIRWDGQFWLNRLGIGIFLLGVAFLFRYSIDQGWVTPLVRTAFGAALGLALFAVGMRLDGSQRRFVPVLLGGAVAIFYIVGFAAFYLYGLIAYVPAFTLMVAVTALAFFLSIRKGEYVLAMLGAIGGLGTPLLLGIERGTPAASALYTCIVLAGPVALYLYRGWRSVLWVSLVGGWLLLLLYANVLHDGPGGAWDRWMIQSAAIFAWVAYGLLPIAREVARRGGALRFTGTAQDLAEDEAGDWSEASVLHWHALTMLPPLLVLLVAALVWEPSPRLWGVLAVGGAAAYGLTALVLSDRHPPLSAVLMLTASVLLPIGSVAALDADALLLALAAEALGLYLLAKGRGSAALAGVVHILFAAAATWTLLRLPSGAVGAEFRGSPLVDLAVIGTAVGMSMAMDSRTGAGVYRLFAHVAFLGWLWRMLSPLPGGEGYVTIAWGAYAVSILVYAMRARNQRIERVAIWTLLVVVAKLFLVDLAALEAIWRILLFLGIGGVFLFLSYSLQTWWKPAPGPEHEAGK
- a CDS encoding D-TA family PLP-dependent enzyme, with the protein product MTTADLETPAALVDVDRMGANLRRAAEYCRAHGLAWRPHAKTHKTAAIAAEQVAAGAVGVTVATLREAEVMATAVDDILLAYPPLGAVKLARLMGLPPHVRLTVALDSAEALRGLADAARDAGRTVGVLVEVDAGMGRVGVASPEDAVALAREAAGLEGVEYRGIMFYPGHVRAAVAEQDEAIRVLSGRIGTFIEGLAAAGLRPDVVSGGSTPTFWRSHEIAGVTEVRPGTNVFNDRTTAEIGACGWDECAYTVLATVVSTAVPGQAVVDAGSKALSKEELRAEGGGYGALLDRPEVAVKSVSEEHGILDLSGTEWRPRVGERVRIVPNHVCVSVNLNERLWGVRGGEVVEAWEVEGRGRGPYAAARREPVANI
- the dnaG gene encoding DNA primase encodes the protein MIPEELIEQVRLQADMVEILSEHTRLKRSGRTFRGPCPLHGGEGPNFSVDPGKGFYKCFVCGEGGSVFTFLMKHLGMTYPDAIRTVAERVGIEIPDPREQRREEDPNRHYYEVNSFAADWFRRSLWDGDGGRAAREYLEKRGIDKAAAERFGLGWAPEAWTAFGDAARRQGITDRQLLELGLAKEPKSGTTPYDAFRGRIVFPIEDLGGRVVAFGGRILGSAEEHTPKYLNSPESPIYHKGRMLYGLGWSRGAIRKAEVALVVEGYMDYVSLAAHGVENAVAPLGTAMTEDQAELLAKYAPRVILLYDSDKAGLKATFRAGDELLRAGAEVLVASLPHGEDPDSLVRGKGAKFLQMYLDDAVDVLERKIQILERKGFFTSIKGTRQAIDSLLPTVRATSDELLRGVYVNRIAELTGVSRETLAREVAEAPARDQRGVVSDGRRRTQPGRRTEDYGQQPSAPPAAAPRLTPMLGPERNLLLLLFRDESWVERAARELGPGDFRNPIYRSIYEGLLQAEGSRDPDGAWLELFPPEAQKTVEELRGDPEGQHMAAPEAYFAASVRQILSRPYEERLRAIDRELMQAQGEREVTLYKEKNDILTLMRERRLYMKHGIMHLLTTRERRNDDR